ATGTCATGTCTGAAAATGAAGCCCAGGGTTATTTTCATTTGTTTGCTTCGGCTGTGTATTTAATGCCGTTATTCGGCGCTTTGCTGGCCGACGGCCTGCTGGGCAAATACCGTACGATTATTTATTTGTCTCTGATTTACTGTCTGGGGCATTTTTCTTTGGCGATTGATGATACGCGCCTCGGTTTATTGATTGGGCAGGGATTGATCGCGATCGGCTCAGGCGGCATAAAACCCTGTGTTTCAGCAAATGTCGGCGACCAGTTTGGCGTGAATAACCGGCATTTAGTCGGTAAGGTCTTCAGCTGGTTTTATTTTTCCATCAATTTGGGCGCTTTCACCTCGATGCTGATTATTCCGTGGCTGCTGCATCATTATGGTTCCTCGGTAGCCTTTGCCGTTCCCGGTCTTTTAATGCTGCTGGCTACGCTTACATTCTGGGCGGGCCGCTACCGCTATATGCATGTGCCGCCCGCCGGCATGGCATTTGTCCGAGACATGTTCAGCGCTTCCGGTTTGACGGCTTTGAAAAAACTGGCGTCCGTTTACGCTTTTATTGCCATATTCTGGGCCTTATTCGATCAAACCGGCTCATCGTGGATACTACAGGCGCAAAAAATGGATCGGATGATTTTCGGAATTGAGTTGTTGCCATCGCAAATCCAGGCAGCCAATCCGTTACTGATCATGTTGCTGACGCCGCTGTTTTCGTATTGGTTTTACCCGTTTTTAAGCCGGTTCGTTGAATTGACGTCACTAAGAAAAATGGCGATCGGTTTGTTCCTGACCGCGCTGGCTTTCGCCATTGCCGGCTTCATACAAATTGACATCGATAACGGCTTGTCTCCGTCTATCACCTGGCAGCTGCTGGCTTATTTATTGCTGACGTCGGCCGAAGTCATGGTTTCCGTGACCTGCCTGGAATTTTCTTATACACAGGCCCCCAAGACCATGAAGTCATTTGTCATGGCGCTTTATTTTCTGTCGGTAGCTGCCGGCAATTTGCTGACCAGTGCCGTCAATTTTCTGATCCAAAATGCCGATGGCTCCAGCAAGCTGGCCGGCGCAGATTATTTCTGGTTTTTTACCGGCTTAATGACAGTTAACGCTGTGCTGTTCTTGTTTTCGAGCCGTTACTATACCGAGCAGTCCTATTGGCAGGATGAGCAAAGTTCCTGATATCACCTATAATCTTTTCAATCTTACTTTTATACATAATATACTGGGGAGTGCGATGCGATTTGCAGTGATTTTTCTGGGAATTCTTTTTTCCGCCCATGCTTCTGCCGGCGTTTACAAATGCACGGGGACTGATGGCAAAACAGCGTATCAATCAAAGCCATGTGTTGCAGAGCAGCGCAATATCGAACTGAATGTTA
This is a stretch of genomic DNA from Methylobacter sp. YRD-M1. It encodes these proteins:
- a CDS encoding POT family MFS transporter — its product is MEIYKTKPDSSDSLPTGIPYIVGNEAAERFSYYGMRAILVIFMTQYLVDASGRPDVMSENEAQGYFHLFASAVYLMPLFGALLADGLLGKYRTIIYLSLIYCLGHFSLAIDDTRLGLLIGQGLIAIGSGGIKPCVSANVGDQFGVNNRHLVGKVFSWFYFSINLGAFTSMLIIPWLLHHYGSSVAFAVPGLLMLLATLTFWAGRYRYMHVPPAGMAFVRDMFSASGLTALKKLASVYAFIAIFWALFDQTGSSWILQAQKMDRMIFGIELLPSQIQAANPLLIMLLTPLFSYWFYPFLSRFVELTSLRKMAIGLFLTALAFAIAGFIQIDIDNGLSPSITWQLLAYLLLTSAEVMVSVTCLEFSYTQAPKTMKSFVMALYFLSVAAGNLLTSAVNFLIQNADGSSKLAGADYFWFFTGLMTVNAVLFLFSSRYYTEQSYWQDEQSS